In Lineus longissimus chromosome 9, tnLinLong1.2, whole genome shotgun sequence, one genomic interval encodes:
- the LOC135493160 gene encoding UDP-N-acetylglucosamine--peptide N-acetylglucosaminyltransferase 110 kDa subunit-like isoform X3, with amino-acid sequence MAHIVDTTGLAELAHREYQAADYDSAEQHCMQLWRQEPDNTGVLLLLSSIHFQCRRLDRSAYFSQLAIKQNPMLAEAYSNLGNVYKERGQLQEALENYRHAVRLKPDFIDGYINLAAALVAAGDMEQAVQAYVTALQYNTDLYCVRSDLGNLLKALGRLDEAKACYLKAIETQPNFAVAWSNLGCVFNSQGEIWLAIHHFEKAVALDPNFLDAYINLGNVLKEARIFDRAVAAYLRALNLSPNHAVVHGNLACVYYEQGLIDLAVDTYRRAIELQPNFPDAYCNLANALKEKGKVAEAEECYDTALVLCPTHSDSLNNLANIKREQGFTEEAVRLYLKALDVYPEFAVAHSNLASVLQQQGKLNEALMHYKEAIRISPTFADAYSNMGNTLKEMQDIQGALQCYTRAIQINPAFADAHSNLASIHKDSGNLPDAIASYRTALKLKPDFPDAYCNLAHCLQIVCDWTDYEKRMKRLVVIVQDQLDKNRLPSVHPHHSMLYPLTHKQRKFIAARHANLCLEKISVLHKPPYQHPMSTKESEGRLRIGYVSSDFGNHPTSHLMQSIPGFHNQDNVEVFCYALSADDNTTFRTKIKGEAEHFVDLSQVPCNGKAADRIHGDGIHILINMNGYTKGARNELFALKPAPVQVMWLGYPGTSGASFMDYIVTDQNTSPVELADQYSEKLGYMPNTFFVGDHMQMFPHMLERLFIDTKDAQGNDLRIILNATDMKSILEISTVVREIHQTALHGQTTDKNGQPAQVSTTVIDLPGSDVLMEMVVASHTQIQMAASTITIGNMVFQNGLTTNQTNNKAATGEEIPRNVMVSSRAQYGLPEDGVIYCNFNQLYKIDPATLDMWATILKRVPNSYLWLLKFPAVGEQNVLQTATNLGVPAHQIIFSPVAPKEEHVRRGQLADVCLDTPLCNGHTTGMDVLWAGTPMVTLPAVSFEGVLRFSAETLASRVATSQLHTLGCPELIASCRAEYEAIAIKLGTDSEYLKGMKAKVWEARTSSPLFNSKQYARDLEGLYRAMWNRQEQGLKADHLTDYYKK; translated from the exons ATGGCTCATATTGTAGATACAACGG GCCTTGCAGAACTTGCCCATCGAGAATACCAAGCAGCAGACTACGACAGTGCAGAACAACACTGCATGCAGCTATGGCGACAAGAACCAGATAACACTGGCGTACTGTTGTTGCTCAGCTCGATCCATTTCCAGTGCAGAAGGCTGGACCG ATCAGCGTACTTCAGTCAACTTGCAATTAAACAGAATCCAATGTTAGCTGAAGCCTACTCAAATCTTGGGAATGTTTATAAGGAAAGAGGACAACTGCAGGAAGCATTGGAAAACTACAGACATGCTGTGCGTCTCAAGCCAGATTTCATCGATGGATACATCAATTTGGCAGCTGCGTTGGTGGCAGCTGGTGACATGGAACAGGCCGTTCAGGCCTATGTGACTGCTCTACAATATAATACA GACCTGTACTGTGTGCGGAGTGACCTTGGGAACCTCCTGAAGGCTCTTGGAAGATTGGACGAAGCTAAG GCGTGTTACCTGAAAGCCATCGAAACCCAGCCAAACTTCGCCGTCGCTTGGAGCAACCTCGGGTGTGTGTTCAACAGCCAGGGAGAGATATGGTTGGCCATTCATCACTTCGAGAAG GCTGTTGCACTGGACCCAAACTTCTTGGATGCCTATATCAACCTCGGAAACGTGCTGAAGGAAGCCAGGATATTTGACCGAGCCGTTGCCGCTTACTTGCGAGCCCTCAACCTCAGCCCCAATCATGCTGTCGTCCATGGAAATCTTGCCTGTGTCTACTATGAACAAGGTTTGATCGACTTGGCAGTGGACACGTACAGGCGAGCGATCGAACTTCAGCCAAACTTCCCGGACGCTTATTGTAACTTAGCAAATGCCCTGAAGGAGAAAGGAAAG GTCGCGGAAGCAGAGGAATGCTACGACACTGCCCTAGTGCTTTGTCCGACCCACAGTGACTCATTGAACAATTTGGCCAATATCAAGCGGGAACAGGGATTTACAGAGGAGGCAGTCCGGCTATACCTCAAAGCTCTCGACGTCTACCCCGAGTTTGCTGTGGCGCATTCAAACTTAGCCAGCGTGCTGCAGCAGCAAGGCAAACTTAACGAAGCCCTGATGCATTATAAAGAGGCGATAAGAATCTCGCCGACGTTTGCGGACGCTTATTCCAACATGGGCAACACATTGAAGGAGATGCAAGACATCCAAGGTGCCTTACAGTGCTACACGCGAGCTATCCAGATCAACCCAGCTTTTGCCGATGCTCATAGTAATTTGGCATCGATACATAAAGACTCTGGGAACCTGCCCGATGCGATTGCGTCCTACAGAACGGCTTTGAAACTGAAGCCGGACTTCCCTGATGCTTATTGTAACTTGGCACATTGCCTACAG ATTGTTTGTGACTGGACAGACTACGAGAAGCGAATGAAGCGATTGGTTGTGATCGTGCAAGATCAGTTGGACAAGAATCGTCTGCCGTCGGTTCATCCCCATCACAGCATGCTCTACCCACTCACACATAAACAGAGAAAATTCATCGCTGCCAGACATGCAAACTTGTGTCTAGAAAAG ATCAGTGTACTACACAAGCCTCCGTATCAACACCCTATGAGCACTAAGGAGAGCGAAGGACGGCTACGTATCGGATATGTTAGTTCAGACTTTGGTAATCACCCGACGTCGCATCTCATGCAGAGCATCCCTGGTTTCCACAACCAAGATAATGTCGAG GTGTTCTGCTATGCACTGAGCGCCGACGACAACACAACGTTCAGAACAAAGATAAAAGGCGAGGCGGAACACTTTGTCGATCTCTCGCAGGTGCCATGTAACGGAAAAGCTGCTGATCGTATCCATGGCGATGGTATACACATCTTGATCAACATGAATGGCTATACGAAAGGTGCTAGGAATGAACTATTTGCGCTGAAACCGGCTCCAGTACAG GTCATGTGGTTGGGCTACCCAGGCACTAGTGGCGCCTCCTTCATGGACTACATTGTCACCGACCAAAACACATCACCTGTCGAACTAGCTGACCAGTACTCTGAGAAACTAGGATACATGCCAAACACATTCTTCGTCGGCGACCACATGCAGATGTTCCCGCACATGTTGGAGCGGCTGTTCATTGATACGAAAGACGCTCAAGGAAACGATTTGAGGATTATTTTGAATGCGACAGATATGAAGAGCATTTTGGAGATATCGACTGTAGTGAGA GAAATTCACCAGACCGCCCTCCATGGTCAGACAACAGACAAGAACGGACAGCCGGCACAAGTCTCGACGACGGTGATTGATCTGCCGGGGTCGGATGTGCTGATGGAAATGGTTGTCGCCTCGCATACACAGATCCAGATGGCCGCGTCGACGATCACGATCGGCAACATGGTGTTTCAGAATGGTCTTACAACCAACCAG ACCAACAACAAAGCCGCCACTGGTGAAGAGATCCCCAGGAACGTAATGGTGAGCTCTCGTGCACAATACGGCCTCCCAGAGGACGGCGTCATCTATTGCAACTTCAACCAGCTGTACAAGATCGACCCAGCAACGTTAGACATGTGGGCGACCATCTTGAAACGCGTACCAAACAGTTACTTGTGGCTCCTGAAATTCCCCGCAGTCGGCGAACAAAACGTGTTGCAAACTGCGACAAACCTTGGCGTCCCTGCGCACCAGATTATTTTCTCGCCCGTCGCACCCAAGGAAGAGCATGTGCGTCGTGGACAGTTGGCTGACGTCTGCCTGGATACGCCATTATGTAACGGTCACACTACGGGAATGGATGTCTTGTGGGCGGGCACACCTATGGTCACATTACCAG CAGTCTCCTTTGAAGGGGTTCTGCGTTTTTCAGCCGAGACCCTTGCATCCCGCGTCGCCACGTCACAACTGCACACGTTAGGATGCCCGGAGTTGATCGCTTCGTGCCGAGCCGAGTATGAGGCCATCGCAATCAAGTTGGGAACAGACAGTGAATA TCTGAAGGGCATGAAGGCTAAGGTCTGGGAAGCCCGCACGTCAAGCCCTCTCTTCAACAGCAAGCAATACGCTCGCGACTTGGAAGGATTATACCGGGCGATGTGGAACAGACAAGAACAGGGATTGAAAGCAGACCATCTCACAGATTACTACAAAAAGTAA
- the LOC135493160 gene encoding UDP-N-acetylglucosamine--peptide N-acetylglucosaminyltransferase 110 kDa subunit-like isoform X4, whose amino-acid sequence MAHIVDTTGLAELAHREYQAADYDSAEQHCMQLWRQEPDNTGVLLLLSSIHFQCRRLDRSAYFSQLAIKQNPMLAEAYSNLGNVYKERGQLQEALENYRHAVRLKPDFIDGYINLAAALVAAGDMEQAVQAYVTALQYNTDLYCVRSDLGNLLKALGRLDEAKACYLKAIETQPNFAVAWSNLGCVFNSQGEIWLAIHHFEKAVALDPNFLDAYINLGNVLKEARIFDRAVAAYLRALNLSPNHAVVHGNLACVYYEQGLIDLAVDTYRRAIELQPNFPDAYCNLANALKEKGKVAEAEECYDTALVLCPTHSDSLNNLANIKREQGFTEEAVRLYLKALDVYPEFAVAHSNLASVLQQQGKLNEALMHYKEAIRISPTFADAYSNMGNTLKEMQDIQGALQCYTRAIQINPAFADAHSNLASIHKDSGNLPDAIASYRTALKLKPDFPDAYCNLAHCLQIVCDWTDYEKRMKRLVVIVQDQLDKNRLPSVHPHHSMLYPLTHKQRKFIAARHANLCLEKISVLHKPPYQHPMSTKESEGRLRIGYVSSDFGNHPTSHLMQSIPGFHNQDNVEVFCYALSADDNTTFRTKIKGEAEHFVDLSQVPCNGKAADRIHGDGIHILINMNGYTKGARNELFALKPAPVQVMWLGYPGTSGASFMDYIVTDQNTSPVELADQYSEKLGYMPNTFFVGDHMQMFPHMLERLFIDTKDAQGNDLRIILNATDMKSILEISTVVREIHQTALHGQTTDKNGQPAQVSTTVIDLPGSDVLMEMVVASHTQIQMAASTITIGNMVFQNGLTTNQDFFGNTVYVTNNKAATGEEIPRNVMVSSRAQYGLPEDGVIYCNFNQLYKIDPATLDMWATILKRVPNSYLWLLKFPAVGEQNVLQTATNLGVPAHQIIFSPVAPKEEHVRRGQLADVCLDTPLCNGHTTGMDVLWAGTPMVTLPAETLASRVATSQLHTLGCPELIASCRAEYEAIAIKLGTDSEYLKGMKAKVWEARTSSPLFNSKQYARDLEGLYRAMWNRQEQGLKADHLTDYYKK is encoded by the exons ATGGCTCATATTGTAGATACAACGG GCCTTGCAGAACTTGCCCATCGAGAATACCAAGCAGCAGACTACGACAGTGCAGAACAACACTGCATGCAGCTATGGCGACAAGAACCAGATAACACTGGCGTACTGTTGTTGCTCAGCTCGATCCATTTCCAGTGCAGAAGGCTGGACCG ATCAGCGTACTTCAGTCAACTTGCAATTAAACAGAATCCAATGTTAGCTGAAGCCTACTCAAATCTTGGGAATGTTTATAAGGAAAGAGGACAACTGCAGGAAGCATTGGAAAACTACAGACATGCTGTGCGTCTCAAGCCAGATTTCATCGATGGATACATCAATTTGGCAGCTGCGTTGGTGGCAGCTGGTGACATGGAACAGGCCGTTCAGGCCTATGTGACTGCTCTACAATATAATACA GACCTGTACTGTGTGCGGAGTGACCTTGGGAACCTCCTGAAGGCTCTTGGAAGATTGGACGAAGCTAAG GCGTGTTACCTGAAAGCCATCGAAACCCAGCCAAACTTCGCCGTCGCTTGGAGCAACCTCGGGTGTGTGTTCAACAGCCAGGGAGAGATATGGTTGGCCATTCATCACTTCGAGAAG GCTGTTGCACTGGACCCAAACTTCTTGGATGCCTATATCAACCTCGGAAACGTGCTGAAGGAAGCCAGGATATTTGACCGAGCCGTTGCCGCTTACTTGCGAGCCCTCAACCTCAGCCCCAATCATGCTGTCGTCCATGGAAATCTTGCCTGTGTCTACTATGAACAAGGTTTGATCGACTTGGCAGTGGACACGTACAGGCGAGCGATCGAACTTCAGCCAAACTTCCCGGACGCTTATTGTAACTTAGCAAATGCCCTGAAGGAGAAAGGAAAG GTCGCGGAAGCAGAGGAATGCTACGACACTGCCCTAGTGCTTTGTCCGACCCACAGTGACTCATTGAACAATTTGGCCAATATCAAGCGGGAACAGGGATTTACAGAGGAGGCAGTCCGGCTATACCTCAAAGCTCTCGACGTCTACCCCGAGTTTGCTGTGGCGCATTCAAACTTAGCCAGCGTGCTGCAGCAGCAAGGCAAACTTAACGAAGCCCTGATGCATTATAAAGAGGCGATAAGAATCTCGCCGACGTTTGCGGACGCTTATTCCAACATGGGCAACACATTGAAGGAGATGCAAGACATCCAAGGTGCCTTACAGTGCTACACGCGAGCTATCCAGATCAACCCAGCTTTTGCCGATGCTCATAGTAATTTGGCATCGATACATAAAGACTCTGGGAACCTGCCCGATGCGATTGCGTCCTACAGAACGGCTTTGAAACTGAAGCCGGACTTCCCTGATGCTTATTGTAACTTGGCACATTGCCTACAG ATTGTTTGTGACTGGACAGACTACGAGAAGCGAATGAAGCGATTGGTTGTGATCGTGCAAGATCAGTTGGACAAGAATCGTCTGCCGTCGGTTCATCCCCATCACAGCATGCTCTACCCACTCACACATAAACAGAGAAAATTCATCGCTGCCAGACATGCAAACTTGTGTCTAGAAAAG ATCAGTGTACTACACAAGCCTCCGTATCAACACCCTATGAGCACTAAGGAGAGCGAAGGACGGCTACGTATCGGATATGTTAGTTCAGACTTTGGTAATCACCCGACGTCGCATCTCATGCAGAGCATCCCTGGTTTCCACAACCAAGATAATGTCGAG GTGTTCTGCTATGCACTGAGCGCCGACGACAACACAACGTTCAGAACAAAGATAAAAGGCGAGGCGGAACACTTTGTCGATCTCTCGCAGGTGCCATGTAACGGAAAAGCTGCTGATCGTATCCATGGCGATGGTATACACATCTTGATCAACATGAATGGCTATACGAAAGGTGCTAGGAATGAACTATTTGCGCTGAAACCGGCTCCAGTACAG GTCATGTGGTTGGGCTACCCAGGCACTAGTGGCGCCTCCTTCATGGACTACATTGTCACCGACCAAAACACATCACCTGTCGAACTAGCTGACCAGTACTCTGAGAAACTAGGATACATGCCAAACACATTCTTCGTCGGCGACCACATGCAGATGTTCCCGCACATGTTGGAGCGGCTGTTCATTGATACGAAAGACGCTCAAGGAAACGATTTGAGGATTATTTTGAATGCGACAGATATGAAGAGCATTTTGGAGATATCGACTGTAGTGAGA GAAATTCACCAGACCGCCCTCCATGGTCAGACAACAGACAAGAACGGACAGCCGGCACAAGTCTCGACGACGGTGATTGATCTGCCGGGGTCGGATGTGCTGATGGAAATGGTTGTCGCCTCGCATACACAGATCCAGATGGCCGCGTCGACGATCACGATCGGCAACATGGTGTTTCAGAATGGTCTTACAACCAACCAG GATTTCTTCGGCAATACCGTATACGTG ACCAACAACAAAGCCGCCACTGGTGAAGAGATCCCCAGGAACGTAATGGTGAGCTCTCGTGCACAATACGGCCTCCCAGAGGACGGCGTCATCTATTGCAACTTCAACCAGCTGTACAAGATCGACCCAGCAACGTTAGACATGTGGGCGACCATCTTGAAACGCGTACCAAACAGTTACTTGTGGCTCCTGAAATTCCCCGCAGTCGGCGAACAAAACGTGTTGCAAACTGCGACAAACCTTGGCGTCCCTGCGCACCAGATTATTTTCTCGCCCGTCGCACCCAAGGAAGAGCATGTGCGTCGTGGACAGTTGGCTGACGTCTGCCTGGATACGCCATTATGTAACGGTCACACTACGGGAATGGATGTCTTGTGGGCGGGCACACCTATGGTCACATTACCAG CCGAGACCCTTGCATCCCGCGTCGCCACGTCACAACTGCACACGTTAGGATGCCCGGAGTTGATCGCTTCGTGCCGAGCCGAGTATGAGGCCATCGCAATCAAGTTGGGAACAGACAGTGAATA TCTGAAGGGCATGAAGGCTAAGGTCTGGGAAGCCCGCACGTCAAGCCCTCTCTTCAACAGCAAGCAATACGCTCGCGACTTGGAAGGATTATACCGGGCGATGTGGAACAGACAAGAACAGGGATTGAAAGCAGACCATCTCACAGATTACTACAAAAAGTAA
- the LOC135493160 gene encoding UDP-N-acetylglucosamine--peptide N-acetylglucosaminyltransferase 110 kDa subunit-like isoform X2, translating to MAHIVDTTGLAELAHREYQAADYDSAEQHCMQLWRQEPDNTGVLLLLSSIHFQCRRLDRSAYFSQLAIKQNPMLAEAYSNLGNVYKERGQLQEALENYRHAVRLKPDFIDGYINLAAALVAAGDMEQAVQAYVTALQYNTDLYCVRSDLGNLLKALGRLDEAKACYLKAIETQPNFAVAWSNLGCVFNSQGEIWLAIHHFEKAVALDPNFLDAYINLGNVLKEARIFDRAVAAYLRALNLSPNHAVVHGNLACVYYEQGLIDLAVDTYRRAIELQPNFPDAYCNLANALKEKGKVAEAEECYDTALVLCPTHSDSLNNLANIKREQGFTEEAVRLYLKALDVYPEFAVAHSNLASVLQQQGKLNEALMHYKEAIRISPTFADAYSNMGNTLKEMQDIQGALQCYTRAIQINPAFADAHSNLASIHKDSGNLPDAIASYRTALKLKPDFPDAYCNLAHCLQIVCDWTDYEKRMKRLVVIVQDQLDKNRLPSVHPHHSMLYPLTHKQRKFIAARHANLCLEKISVLHKPPYQHPMSTKESEGRLRIGYVSSDFGNHPTSHLMQSIPGFHNQDNVEVFCYALSADDNTTFRTKIKGEAEHFVDLSQVPCNGKAADRIHGDGIHILINMNGYTKGARNELFALKPAPVQVMWLGYPGTSGASFMDYIVTDQNTSPVELADQYSEKLGYMPNTFFVGDHMQMFPHMLERLFIDTKDAQGNDLRIILNATDMKSILEISTVVREIHQTALHGQTTDKNGQPAQVSTTVIDLPGSDVLMEMVVASHTQIQMAASTITIGNMVFQNGLTTNQDFFGNTVYVTNNKAATGEEIPRNVMVSSRAQYGLPEDGVIYCNFNQLYKIDPATLDMWATILKRVPNSYLWLLKFPAVGEQNVLQTATNLGVPAHQIIFSPVAPKEEHVRRGQLADVCLDTPLCNGHTTGMDVLWAGTPMVTLPVSFEGVLRFSAETLASRVATSQLHTLGCPELIASCRAEYEAIAIKLGTDSEYLKGMKAKVWEARTSSPLFNSKQYARDLEGLYRAMWNRQEQGLKADHLTDYYKK from the exons ATGGCTCATATTGTAGATACAACGG GCCTTGCAGAACTTGCCCATCGAGAATACCAAGCAGCAGACTACGACAGTGCAGAACAACACTGCATGCAGCTATGGCGACAAGAACCAGATAACACTGGCGTACTGTTGTTGCTCAGCTCGATCCATTTCCAGTGCAGAAGGCTGGACCG ATCAGCGTACTTCAGTCAACTTGCAATTAAACAGAATCCAATGTTAGCTGAAGCCTACTCAAATCTTGGGAATGTTTATAAGGAAAGAGGACAACTGCAGGAAGCATTGGAAAACTACAGACATGCTGTGCGTCTCAAGCCAGATTTCATCGATGGATACATCAATTTGGCAGCTGCGTTGGTGGCAGCTGGTGACATGGAACAGGCCGTTCAGGCCTATGTGACTGCTCTACAATATAATACA GACCTGTACTGTGTGCGGAGTGACCTTGGGAACCTCCTGAAGGCTCTTGGAAGATTGGACGAAGCTAAG GCGTGTTACCTGAAAGCCATCGAAACCCAGCCAAACTTCGCCGTCGCTTGGAGCAACCTCGGGTGTGTGTTCAACAGCCAGGGAGAGATATGGTTGGCCATTCATCACTTCGAGAAG GCTGTTGCACTGGACCCAAACTTCTTGGATGCCTATATCAACCTCGGAAACGTGCTGAAGGAAGCCAGGATATTTGACCGAGCCGTTGCCGCTTACTTGCGAGCCCTCAACCTCAGCCCCAATCATGCTGTCGTCCATGGAAATCTTGCCTGTGTCTACTATGAACAAGGTTTGATCGACTTGGCAGTGGACACGTACAGGCGAGCGATCGAACTTCAGCCAAACTTCCCGGACGCTTATTGTAACTTAGCAAATGCCCTGAAGGAGAAAGGAAAG GTCGCGGAAGCAGAGGAATGCTACGACACTGCCCTAGTGCTTTGTCCGACCCACAGTGACTCATTGAACAATTTGGCCAATATCAAGCGGGAACAGGGATTTACAGAGGAGGCAGTCCGGCTATACCTCAAAGCTCTCGACGTCTACCCCGAGTTTGCTGTGGCGCATTCAAACTTAGCCAGCGTGCTGCAGCAGCAAGGCAAACTTAACGAAGCCCTGATGCATTATAAAGAGGCGATAAGAATCTCGCCGACGTTTGCGGACGCTTATTCCAACATGGGCAACACATTGAAGGAGATGCAAGACATCCAAGGTGCCTTACAGTGCTACACGCGAGCTATCCAGATCAACCCAGCTTTTGCCGATGCTCATAGTAATTTGGCATCGATACATAAAGACTCTGGGAACCTGCCCGATGCGATTGCGTCCTACAGAACGGCTTTGAAACTGAAGCCGGACTTCCCTGATGCTTATTGTAACTTGGCACATTGCCTACAG ATTGTTTGTGACTGGACAGACTACGAGAAGCGAATGAAGCGATTGGTTGTGATCGTGCAAGATCAGTTGGACAAGAATCGTCTGCCGTCGGTTCATCCCCATCACAGCATGCTCTACCCACTCACACATAAACAGAGAAAATTCATCGCTGCCAGACATGCAAACTTGTGTCTAGAAAAG ATCAGTGTACTACACAAGCCTCCGTATCAACACCCTATGAGCACTAAGGAGAGCGAAGGACGGCTACGTATCGGATATGTTAGTTCAGACTTTGGTAATCACCCGACGTCGCATCTCATGCAGAGCATCCCTGGTTTCCACAACCAAGATAATGTCGAG GTGTTCTGCTATGCACTGAGCGCCGACGACAACACAACGTTCAGAACAAAGATAAAAGGCGAGGCGGAACACTTTGTCGATCTCTCGCAGGTGCCATGTAACGGAAAAGCTGCTGATCGTATCCATGGCGATGGTATACACATCTTGATCAACATGAATGGCTATACGAAAGGTGCTAGGAATGAACTATTTGCGCTGAAACCGGCTCCAGTACAG GTCATGTGGTTGGGCTACCCAGGCACTAGTGGCGCCTCCTTCATGGACTACATTGTCACCGACCAAAACACATCACCTGTCGAACTAGCTGACCAGTACTCTGAGAAACTAGGATACATGCCAAACACATTCTTCGTCGGCGACCACATGCAGATGTTCCCGCACATGTTGGAGCGGCTGTTCATTGATACGAAAGACGCTCAAGGAAACGATTTGAGGATTATTTTGAATGCGACAGATATGAAGAGCATTTTGGAGATATCGACTGTAGTGAGA GAAATTCACCAGACCGCCCTCCATGGTCAGACAACAGACAAGAACGGACAGCCGGCACAAGTCTCGACGACGGTGATTGATCTGCCGGGGTCGGATGTGCTGATGGAAATGGTTGTCGCCTCGCATACACAGATCCAGATGGCCGCGTCGACGATCACGATCGGCAACATGGTGTTTCAGAATGGTCTTACAACCAACCAG GATTTCTTCGGCAATACCGTATACGTG ACCAACAACAAAGCCGCCACTGGTGAAGAGATCCCCAGGAACGTAATGGTGAGCTCTCGTGCACAATACGGCCTCCCAGAGGACGGCGTCATCTATTGCAACTTCAACCAGCTGTACAAGATCGACCCAGCAACGTTAGACATGTGGGCGACCATCTTGAAACGCGTACCAAACAGTTACTTGTGGCTCCTGAAATTCCCCGCAGTCGGCGAACAAAACGTGTTGCAAACTGCGACAAACCTTGGCGTCCCTGCGCACCAGATTATTTTCTCGCCCGTCGCACCCAAGGAAGAGCATGTGCGTCGTGGACAGTTGGCTGACGTCTGCCTGGATACGCCATTATGTAACGGTCACACTACGGGAATGGATGTCTTGTGGGCGGGCACACCTATGGTCACATTACCAG TCTCCTTTGAAGGGGTTCTGCGTTTTTCAGCCGAGACCCTTGCATCCCGCGTCGCCACGTCACAACTGCACACGTTAGGATGCCCGGAGTTGATCGCTTCGTGCCGAGCCGAGTATGAGGCCATCGCAATCAAGTTGGGAACAGACAGTGAATA TCTGAAGGGCATGAAGGCTAAGGTCTGGGAAGCCCGCACGTCAAGCCCTCTCTTCAACAGCAAGCAATACGCTCGCGACTTGGAAGGATTATACCGGGCGATGTGGAACAGACAAGAACAGGGATTGAAAGCAGACCATCTCACAGATTACTACAAAAAGTAA